TGTTCAGCCTACTGCTAGCAACATGctgaaaatggtaaaaatatTAAGTGcattattatgattttaaaaGTTCAAAAGCATAGTGTGCTTCACTGGACATCAGTGACAACATTTGATCTAACGTATTAGTGGTGGATTTGATATTTCACATGCTCCCTCATGCAGCATATCAGCGCAGAATAAACTGCTCTTACAGATAAGCACAAAGCACTTTGAGATTACATGGTGTATATACTATGGTGGTCTACATGTGCCGATTTCTCCTCTGATCCCCACAGAGCTGGAACGGGGAGGCTGCAGCCAGCGCTCAGAGATGGGCCAACACCTGCTCCATGAGGCACAGCTCTGCCAGCTCCAGAGCGATCAGCAGTAAGTTCATGAtaacacctctctctctctctctctctctctttttaaaaaaaaaaaaaatagtgtacCTTTTAAAAAGTCAGCCTCACTGTCTCTTCAATATGCACGTAGGCAGCCAGAAATAGTGTGTTATTTAAAAGGTTTCACAATGTTATGTGAGAAATTAACAAGGATCGGTATTTCTTTTGAGCAGTAAATTCTTATTAAGTGTAGTGAGAGCATAAAATCATGTGAATCAGCATCATGTGACATTGAAATGTCACAGGCTAAGGCCAGGCTAATTAAATTACTTTGAGTTAGCAGCTATTTAAGGCACTGTGTCCACCACATCCAAAGTACTTTAGATATGAGGAAAAACTCAGCCACACATCAGGCCttagtgaataaatgaaatgtgcaGACTAGTTTCACATGGtagtttattgtgtgtttccTCTAATGTACCTTGACTGAATCAAGTACAAGCAgactttattaggtacacctataAAACCTAAGGTCATAGTTGGTGTTGGTGCTGTACTGGACTGAATTatactgaaatgtgtttctaatattcttcCCTCCTCGTGTTTGTAAATGGGgcaaaacattagaaacatcCCTGCACACTACAACCAACAATGAATGAAAAGGAATTACATGACATTATATTTAATAAAGAGGGAGTATAGAGTGAACATACTAACCACTGTACTTTATCACCACTacctcaaaacatttttttttttttttttttttacaaagaccTGAATAAATTCAGAGTGGAAGGATTGATAAATTGAAGAGTGATTAGTGATTTGACCAGGGTTTTCAGAAAGACAGTGGGCAGTGGTGACGATTCCTTCCCTTTGATGTGTTATTGTGAATTGAACCCATAATAGTGAAGACTGAAGTGtctcttttactcctctttttTTGACTGCAGGTAGCGGTTGTGGAGAGAACCTGTACATGTCCAGCTACAAAAACACCTGGAGCAACGCTATCCAGTCCTGGTACGACGAGGTGAAGGACTGGCGCTACGGAGTGGGAGCTCTCAACGGAGGAGTAATTGGACATTACACACAGGTGCAGATACATTCAGTTTGTCACCAGTTAATACTGACTtattcacatacacatttacCATCACCTGCTGGAAAATACAGTCTATTTAAAAACTAGAATGAGTTAAAAGGGGACGAAATAGcccaaacattaaaaacagtagTGGCTGTGGATTTATGCACCGAACTCCTtgtgattttgtattttgtctctctgctcagcTTGTTTGGTACAGGTCCAACCAGATTGGCTGTGCCATGGCCTACTGCCCCAACTCTGCATACAAGTATTTCTACGTCTGCCACTACTGCCCACCgtaagtaaaaaatatttcGCAATATATCTACGTATGTCTCTCTTGTTAATGAAAATTGTAAGTATAGCACGTTTTGTCACTTTAAATGTACATGATTATTTATATGTACATTGAGTTAAATGAATGCAGGGCATCTGATCGTTTAGTCCTGTTATGTAATACTAAATTTAGAgagttaaaaggaaaataaggaaTGGAAGAATCTACTTTTCTATTTCTTATAAAAGTATCAtggtttttgtacattttataccATGATAGCCTTCTCCAAGTTCTGTTCCAATACAAGTAATGTTGAAAAGATCATTAGTAGCAGTTTGCAAAAAGATGACTAATAAAGTGGATGCAACAATAGAGCTGTAATGCAATGAAACAAATGGGCAATTTGCATCTAATTTCCTCATATGCCTTCCTGAGTGGTCATTAAATAGTCATTCAAAGCTCTGCCGTCTCAGATCACATCCTTGACATGTTTGGGCTGATTTCCAGTGTGAGTCTTCATGCTGTCAAGTTTAATATTTGGTGGTCTGGCCTACATTACAGTGGAAACTACCAGTATGCTCGCCCCTACAAAGCAGGACCCTCCTGCGGTGACTGCCCCAACGCCTGCGACGACAAACTGTGCAGTAAGTGGCAAATACCGAGCTGGAAgataaaaaatcttttcatcTGTTCTAGTGAATCACAGTGATAGATTGGAGTCACAGAATACACAGGAATTATTCTATTAATGCACTTCAGAGGCCAATAAAttgaataataaattattattatttttggtgTCAATAAAATGACACGAAATCAAGTCAAAAGGCAAAAGTAAATAATTGAAGTTGGTGAGTCAAACCAAAGTTTCTCTCAGCAAAGACGGAAACAAAACACTTAAGTAtcaacagaagaaataaatgacaattaattttttttttttttttttaaatcattcataATCATTGCATTCCTGATCTTTATTAGCACGGCAGCTAAGTAGTATAGAAAAGTCAGTCATGGCTACTTCCTGTTTCGTGGGGATATATTTTACTTCAGCAATCCCTTTGTGAGATTTACTGGAcgaaaaatggaaaagaaaggTCAAACAAAATACTACAGATCATTTCCATGCAGTCCTTTATCCATCAattaattttgtctttttctatctctctcccaGCCAACCCCTGTCCCTACGCTGACAAGTACAACAACTGTGCTGACCTGAAGCAGCAGTGGGGCTGCAGCAACAAGGATGTGGCCTCTTGGTGTCCCGCCTCCTGCAAGTGCACCAGCCAGATCATTTGAATGCCACATGTGCCCATGGGCTCTGACTCATCAGTCAGTTTCAATAAAGATACTCATCTttcaagtttgtgtttgtgttttgtatccTCAACTTACTCACCTAAAAACCGCAGCTCAAAAATGTCACCTCTTTGTGTTAGttgggaaataaataaagtgcttCCCGCTGGTTTAATACTTGAGGCGCTTTGACCTCTTCAGTAAACAGCAGAGATTAAGGAGGAAATTTACATTGGCACGCGACCTCTCTGGACAAACACAGCCCGCAGGGACAGGAGCCCTTTGAGTGTATGAGAGGTGTCAGCTCacaaaagaggaaggagaacaCACTGAACCGGGTGGATTtggcagaggtggagaggaaagGTTAATTCCACAAAGATTTCCCAAACCTGAGCCAAGAAACAAGCCACAATTTGAGACCACGTCTGAAGGCAGTGGCCAGTAATACAGACTAATAATGTGTAATCCTTTTGTCATCATTGAATATATTCAATATCTAAGCAGCCCAAATCCTGACTTCCTGTGATATTTTTTGCATCGTGCAGTAACATGGGTTTAAGTAATGTTTTAAAGACAGTGAGAGCTTTACTTTCATCAAGACACATTAACAACGCCTTTGGGTTAGTTCTGGGAGGATGTTGAACTAATCTGAGCTGCCAGGATTCCAAAGGAAGCTGGAAGGTAACTTCCTGTTAGATAAGATTTTGAAATACACCTATGTCTATTTTGAAGGAAGAACTGAACCACCGAATATAAAATAAGCCTAACTAATTCCCAGTGGTGGAACGTAAATGTATTTAAGTATATTTACCCCAGTTCTGTAtgttttgaggtacttgtgctttattccattttatgctacattATTCATCTACTTCACTACGTTTCAGAAGGGAGCATTGTGCTTTttacttcattatttatttgacttCTGCAGTTACTAGTTATTTAGCATATTTtgcaaattatttatttatttatttttaaagtatttagtttattttttttttttatcagagcagtagaaatatttcaaattgGTTTCAAAAGACACCAActtctttcatattttttgtaattCTAGTACATCGACAGTGCTTTATTATTTCTTGTTTCAAATTACAGACACTCACAACTCTAATACTTTTTAAACGagttgttttaaattaaaaacaggttaGAATATTCTCACTGTGCTGTAAATATGGCTTTTAGGACTCAATTGCTGacagaaatgtctttttaacaTTGATGTTTTTGAAGATTAAACAGACTTAACTACAACAACAATGTTGCTCacacattgatgcatcagtgaCAGTAATCCTATGAAAGCGTTCATATAAAAAGTACTTTAAGTAAACTTTGCTGTTCAACTACTTACATGTACACTGTTAAAGATCTAAGACTTTTTCCGACCACACAAAAGGAGTCTTTCTCTCAAATCTtcttcacaaatgtgtttaaatcctTGTTAGTGAGCGTTTCTCCTTTGCCAAGATCATCTGTCCTCCTCACAGGTATGacatatcaagatgctgattacacagcgtgattactgcacaggtgtgcctTAGGctcacaataaaaggccactttaaaatgtgtagttttatttattaggtACTGAACTGTGTGTGACTTAGGCTACAgatgtgcatttgtttgggaAGGAGGGTCGAAGATCAGAAAACAAGTCAGTATGTGATGCGAATACCATTAGCCTCATGCAGTGCGACACAGCTCCTTTGTAAGTAGTTGATCAGGTTCCTGGATATTGGCAGGAAGTGGAACATGCTGTTGTACACGCACATCCGGAGCAACCCAAACATGCTCAGTGGGTGAAATGTCTGGCAACTACGCAGGCCATGCAACAACTGGGATGTTTTATGCTTCCAGGAATTGTGTACATCACGATGCAACATGAGGCGATGGCGGCAGATGAAAGGCATGACAATGAGTCTCAGGATCTCAGGGTTTTTTTGCATCTATTTAATAATTATAGTACAGTAATGTTACTATTGGGCACCAACAAGGGAGGAACAATGAGgggaaaaatatgtaaataaaattatgtGTTATATAATGGTATTttaaaattatgacaaaattacCCTTAAGATGATGCAGACTATaggaaattaaaatataaaaagttttaaaatataaagaaaattgttattgttgctgGGGAGCAAAACGTTAGGCTTTGAATTTTTGAAGTTCTTGGTAGCAGACTCTTCCCTCCATGACCAGCAGGAAGTCCTTCATCACGCCAGCCTGCGACTCTTCTTCAAACTGCATGCTTTTACTTTGTTGGCTCACAGACGAGCAGAAAAGATGCTCCTACACACCCACATCTGAGGCTGAGAGAGTGTGCCTCTCTTCAGGGGTCCACCACACATGCTCTGGCTGCACAGCAGGCTCCTGGTTCAAGtaaggctgtgtttgtgtgagctaGACTCGGTCAGTGTACATCTGAGAAGCACAGATGGATCTACAGGCTCGGCTTGTTGGAATCCATCCAGACTGGCTCTTGTTGTGGTTTCTTTATCTGTTAGCCTGTCTTTGGTTTCCACTCTGCACTTACAGAAgaggttgttttcattttggctcATAAAGTAATCCACTCTAATTTCAACACTATAAAGCAATAGTTAACCTATTGCCACAGTGTCACACGCGCTGCTATTGTGTTGGAATTTCCATGTGATAACAAACTTCTCTCAATAAAGATAAACACTTGGGCTGAATTTCTGTAATCTTGTCTGCATGCCAAGAGAGTCTCTCCACAGCGTGTAGGAGTCACACAAATGTCAAGGCCTCTTGTTTCTGAAATTCCCGTGGAGTTAACTGAGGAGACACATGAGAGAACCACCTGAAGTGAGTGGACAGGGGAGCTGGAAGGAGTGTTATTCCCCCAGCAGAGGGGAGATAAGGGGATGAGTTTTTCCTCTGCCAGTGGGTCCAGTGATAGCAGAGGTCCTCTGGCTTGGCCAAGCTTGATAAGCCCGGCCGTGCCATCCTGTGGGGCTTATCAACTCCAGCAGTGAGCCTCAACAGTTAGTCCCAGGGCCAGAAAATGTTTATGACTTTGGCGTCAGTTTGTCTTCCTAAAGAGATTgtgtaatatgaaaaaaaataatgactaCGCACATCTTCTGCATTGTTAAAGCCTGTTGTAGATTTTATATAAATCATCGACATGAAGAGGTGAATCCTGAAGTTTCAGCAGCAAAAGATTGGCTCATGCTGGTTGGTAACCTCATCTAAACTGAAGTTAAAATAAGTCAGGATGAGTTAGCACATCTTATTACAGCTCCACCAGACAGCTCTCTACATGTTtagagacagaggaaacaacCAAGAGCAGAGGATGCATTTCccttgctatttttttttttaatgaaattgtgttagagaggagggagaaaaaagtgtgaaaaaaaaaggggaaacagagagagacgaggagagaaagagggagggaaataaGTTGGCAAAAGGGAGGACACTTGATCAGTTACATCCGTCTGTCCACACTAAAGACAGTTCATTTAGTCTGAGCTGTTATCCTGCCACATCACAGTCCCTTTGGATTAGAAACAggatgctgaaaaaaaaaaaaaaaaaagagctcacTCCATTTAAACCTGACCAAAGATCTTAGGGCTCAGTGCTGCAAACTGTGCTTGATTCACTGTGTTTATCTTGACTTTTAAACCTGATGAAATACAACATAACACCGAGTCAACAAGCATTTCAAAGCAATAGTTACTgtacttttgttttaaattgcCTGGAAAACCAAATCAGAGGGTTTTACTGTCACTTGTATTCGTCCAAACCATCAGGTGCTCAATCTTCATTCACATCTCCTACCAGGAGTAAACACATCTGGCACAGATGTTTatctaaaagaaaacacactttatACAAAGTACTACTACGTCTTGCCACTG
The window above is part of the Seriola aureovittata isolate HTS-2021-v1 ecotype China chromosome 19, ASM2101889v1, whole genome shotgun sequence genome. Proteins encoded here:
- the LOC130187550 gene encoding serotriflin-like; this translates as MICILFSLCFTCVHLGTILASSSDQSEIVNKHNALRRGVQPTASNMLKMSWNGEAAASAQRWANTCSMRHSSASSRAISSSGCGENLYMSSYKNTWSNAIQSWYDEVKDWRYGVGALNGGVIGHYTQLVWYRSNQIGCAMAYCPNSAYKYFYVCHYCPPGNYQYARPYKAGPSCGDCPNACDDKLCTNPCPYADKYNNCADLKQQWGCSNKDVASWCPASCKCTSQII